The Medicago truncatula cultivar Jemalong A17 chromosome 4, MtrunA17r5.0-ANR, whole genome shotgun sequence genome includes a region encoding these proteins:
- the LOC11425403 gene encoding diacylglycerol O-acyltransferase 3 → MEVSGTVLRHTNYIFGVGTHTRSHGVVPRRVRMSMGSGFHDEGHVQYYQDVKKNTEPVIISNKKKIKLLKRFSKNVSQLPQLGFAQDPNLLDQLHQNLITEGGEELLRELEKVRAEEKELKKKMKQEKKKAKLKPSKMKTCNKSESSSSSSSESESSDSDCGEVVDMNTFRGAGVVDVATKPVDELELKLKQPMLSIPEDSTSHHHVMDVCTTNNASLVTGFKKETNVVIPTAQKRIEVCMGNKCKKSGAAALLQEFEKVVGVEGEGVVVGCKCMGKCKTAPNVRIQNSVDLNMVQGIDDSVKIPSNPLCIGVGLEDVDTIVARFLGEDYKDVGMVAAASS, encoded by the exons ATGGAGGTTTCCGGCACCGTTCTCCGTCATACAAACTACATCTTTGGCGTTGGGACCCACACCCGTTCTCATGGCGTGGTTCCTCGGAGAGTGAGAATGTCTATGGGGTCTGGTTTTCATGATGAGGGTCACGTGCAGTATTACCAAGATGTGAAGAAAAACACAGAACCTGTTATTATAAGCAACAAGAAGAAGATCAAATTGCTCAAACGCTTCTCTAAAAACGTTTCCCAGTTACCTCAATTAGGGTTTGCTCAAGATCCTAATCTCTTGGATCAACTTCACCAAAACCTCATCACG GAAGGTGGTGAGGAATTACTTAGAGAGCTAGAGAAAGTGAGAGCAGAGGAGaaggaattgaagaaaaaaatgaaacaggAGAAGAAAAAGGCTAAACTAAAACCCTCCAAGATGAAAACTTGTAATAAATCTGAATCGTCGTCGTCTTCATCCTCTGAATCTGAGTCAAGTGATAGTGATTGTGGTGAAGTTGTTGACATGAACACTTTCAGAGGAGCTGGTGTTGTTGATGTTGCCACAAAGCCGGTGGATGAATTGGAATTGAAGCTGAAGCAACCTATGCTATCCATACCTGAAGATTCTACTTCACATCATCATGTTATGGATGTGTGCACTACAAATAATGCATCTCTTGTTACTGGGTTTAAGAAAGAGACAAATGTGGTTATCCCTACAGCTCAAAAGAGGATTGAAGTTTGCATGGGTAACAAATGCAAAAAATCAGGGGCTGCTGCATTGTTACAAGAGTTTGAGAAGGTAGTAGGTGTTGAAGGTGAAGGTGTTGTTGTTGGATGCAAGTGTATGGGGAAGTGTAAAACTGCTCCTAATGTGAGAATTCAGAATTCTGTTGATCTTAACATGGTTCAGGGAATTGATGATTCTGTTAAAATTCCAAGTAACCCTCTCTGCATTGGAGTTGGTTTAGAGGATGTGGATACTATTGTGGCTAGGTTTTTAGGGGAGGATTACAAAGATGTGGGTATGGTTGCTGCAGCTTCTTCATGA
- the LOC11446717 gene encoding SWI/SNF-related matrix-associated actin-dependent regulator of chromatin subfamily A-like protein 1 has product MEPEDWDLSGEDLDSLERDAFQKIAQLRSHPSNPPPPPPPSRPQRVDALPQGPARPLPNNTNNAVEHSKELTKASVKFFLHSTGNIAAKFQYDQVIVAAFRRIPKSFWNAKERLWLFPLSSLSEAEKVLKDVSGYNVQVENLDPLVQRAITAATSVPDLRDRYDKIPSDVESKLLPFQRDGIRFILQHGGRAFLADEMGLGKTLQAIGVAACVQDSWPVLILAPSALRLQWASMIQQWLNIPSSDILVVLSQIGGSNRGGFNIVSSSVKSKIHLDGLFNIISYDLVPKMQSTLMESDFKVVIADESHFLKNAQAKRTTASLPVIKKAQYAILLSGTPALSRPIELFKQLEALYPDVYKNVHEYGNRYCKGGMFGVYQGASNHEELHNLMKATTMIRRLKKDVLSELPVKRRQQVFLDLADKDMKQINALFRELERVKAKIKAAKSQEEAESLKFSKQNMINKLYTDSAEAKIPAVLDYLGTVIEAGCKFLIFAHHLPMIDAIHEFLLKKKVACIRIDGGTPSGSRQQLVTEFQEKDTIKAAVLSIKAGGVGLTLTAASTVIFAELSWTPGDLIQAEDRVHRIGQESSVNIYYLLANDTVDDIIWDTVQSKLENLGQMLDGHENTLKVSDDQPPLSSPAKQKTLDHFVRRCDNSTGGLEHQSTPKRPRY; this is encoded by the exons ATGGAACCAGAAGACTGGGATTTGAGCGGTGAAGACCTTGATTCTCTTGAAAGAGACGCTTTCCAGAAAATCGCTCAACTCCGCTCCCACCCTTCAAACCCTCCTCCTCCTCCCCCCCCTTCACGTCCTCAAAGA GTTGATGCTTTGCCTCAAGGACCTGCTAGACCACTTCCAAACAACACTAACAACGCGGTTGAGCATTCTAAAGAATTGACTAAAGCTTCGGTCAAATTTTTTCTCCATTCCACTGGAAATATTGCTGCAAAATTTCAATATGATCAG GTAATAGTTGCCGCTTTTAGAAGAATCCCTAAATCATTTTGGAATGCCAAAGAACGCTTATGGTTGTTCCCTCTCTCTTCTTTGTCAGAAGCCGAAAAGGTTCTTAAAGACGTATCCGGTTATAATGTTCAG GTGGAGAACTTGGATCCCTTAGTGCAACGTGCTATTACTGCTGCCACTTCTGTTCCTGATCTTCGAG ATCGATATGATAAGATCCCTAGCGATGTTGAATCAAAACTTTTGCCATTTCAGCGAGACGGTATAAG GTTTATATTGCAGCATGGAGGTCGTGCTTTTTTAGCAGATGAAATGGGACTGGGGAAAACGTTGCAG GCCATTGGTGTAGCTGCATGCGTTCAGGATTCGTGGCCTGTTCTCATACTTGCACCATCTGCATTACGTTTGCAATGGGCTTCT ATGATTCAACAATGGCTGAATATTCCTTCATCAGATATACTT GTTGTCTTATCTCAAATTGGTGGATCAAATAGAGGAGGTTTCAATATAGTATCTTCAAGTGTGAAAAGCAAAATTCATCTGGATGGACTATTCAACATTATCTCATATGATCTGGTGCCAAAGATGCAAAGTACACTCATGGAGTCTGACTTTAAG GTTGTAATTGCTGATGAGTCACACTTTCTGAAAAATGCCCAGGCAAAGAGAACAACTGCTTCTCTTCCGGTTATAAAG AAAGCACAATATGCAATATTGCTTAGTGGAACTCCTGCTTTATCACGACCAATTGAACTATTCAAACAA CTGGAAGCTTTGTATCCTGATGTGTATAAGAATGTTCATGAATATGGTAACCGGTATTGCAAGGGT GGAATGTTTGGAGTTTATCAAGGGGCAAGTAATCATGAGGAATTGCACAATTTGATGAAGGCAACAACGATGATTCGGAGGCTTAAAAAGGATGTTCTTTCTGAACTTCCTGTAAAGCGTAGGCAACAA GTCTTCTTAGACTTGGCCGACAAGGACATGAAGCAAATTAATGCTCTATTTCGTGAG TTGGAGAGGGTAAAGGCCAAAATTAAGGCAGCTAAGTCACAAGAGGAGGCTGAATCACTCAAGTTTTCTAAACAGAATATGATTAACAAG CTTTATACCGATTCTGCGGAAGCCAAGATTCCAGCTGTTCTTGATTATCTTGGAACTGTAATTGAG GCAGGCTGCAAGTTTCTCATATTTGCACACCATCTACCAATGATTGATGCGATACACGAGTTTCTTCTT AAAAAAAAGGTTGCTTGCATCCGGATTGATGGAGGTACACCTTCTGGATCAAGGCAACAATTGGTTACAGAGTTTCAGGAAAAAGATACTATCAAGGCAGCAGTG CTATCTATCAAAGCTGGAGGTGTCGGGTTAACACTGACTGCTGCCAGCACAGTCATCTTTGCAGAATTGTCTTGGACTCCTGGTGATCTAATTCAGGCCGAAGACCGAGTACATAGAATTGGCCAG GAGTCCTCGGTAAATATATACTACTTGCTTGCCAATGACACAGTTGATGATATCATATG GGACACAGTGCAAAGCAAACTGGAAAATTTGGGGCAG ATGCTTGATGGCCATGAGAACACCTTAAAGGTCTCAGATGATCAGCCACCATTGAGTAGCCCTGCAAAGCAAAAAACTCTTGACCATTTTGTCAGAAGATGTGACAACAGCACAGGTGGATTGGAACATCAGTCAACCCCCAAACGTCCCCGGTACTGA
- the LOC11443728 gene encoding uncharacterized protein yields MNPFQSSPEPCDCCGFTPTTSLFLHTITYRAINRRFCTNCVLKQQQGTFCPICFELFDDTFLPNLHIMCIRCPSIAHRSCVLPSSTPDFAFLCPPCADPNFSYFKIDRSGIDFHANKVLAAAAQISANTLTRSAAAIRLDAERRAMVAVGARKRAVEALELFADVVAQVQEAGSTEHEDDSDADCGK; encoded by the exons ATGAATCCCTTCCAATCCTCACCGGAGCCATGCGACTGTTGCGGCTTCACACCGACAACCTCTCTCTTCCTCCACACTATCACCTACAGAGCCATCAACCGTCGTTTCTGCACAAACTGCGTTCTCAAACAACAACAAGGCACTTTTTGCCCTATTTGCTTCGAACTCTTCGACGATACTTTCCTCCCTAATCTTCACATCATGTGTATCCGTTGTCCTTCAATTGCTCATCGATCTTGTGTTCTTCCTTCGTCCACGCCGGATTTCGCTTTCCTTTGTCCTCCTTGCGCCGATCCTAATTTCTCTTACTTCAAAATTGATCGGAGTGGTATTGATTTTCATGCTAATAAGGTTCTTGCGGCGGCCGCGCAGATTTCGGCGAATACTTTGACTAGATCGGCTGCTGCGATTCGGTTGGATGCTGAGAGAAGAGCTATGGTTGCGGTTGGAGCTAGGAAGAGAGCTGTTGAAGCGTTGGAGCTTTTTGCTGATGTGGTTGCGCAGGTGCAAGAGGCTGGTTCGACGGAGCATGAGGATGATTCTG ATGCAGATTGTGGAAAATAG
- the LOC11443729 gene encoding glutathione S-transferase U25, giving the protein MFLLYIQRHSLLVGSVESFKTMEDEVVMLGFHLSMFDIRVRIALAEKGVKYEYREEDLVNIKSALLLVMNPVHKKVPVLIHNGKPICESLIIVEYIDEVWKDQTPLLPTDPHQRAQARFWADFVDNKVHEVAKKIWTGKVGEHEKEKEELIKNLKTLEEVLGDKPYLAGDTFGFPDIALIPFYRWFSTYETVGNYVTQVFSPKLIAWGKRCLERESVSKFISDEKEIYEFVQMYRKKIGVD; this is encoded by the exons ATGTTTTTGCTATATATTCAAAGGCACTCACTCTTGGTTGGTTCAGTGGAGTCATTTAAGACAATGGAGGATGAGGTGGTGATGTTGGGTTTTCATCTCAGCATGTTTGATATACGAGTTAGGATTGCATTGGCAGAGAAAGGGGTCAAGTATGAGTACAGGGAAGAGGATCTTGTCAACATCAAGAGTGCACTGCTCCTGGTAATGAATCCAGTTCACAAAAAAGTTCCAGTCCTTATTCATAATGGGAAGCCCATTTGTGAATCCTTGATTATTGTTGAATACATTGATGAGGTCTGGAAAGATCAAACTCCATTGCTGCCCACCGATCCACATCAGAGAGCTCAAGCTAGATTTTGGGCTGATTTTGTTGATAATAAG GTGCATGAAGTTGCAAAGAAGATATGGACTGGAAAGGTGGGTGAACATGAGAAAGAAAAGGAGgagttaataaaaaatttgaagacaTTGGAAGAGGTTCTTGGTGACAAGCCATATTTAGCGGGAGACACATTTGGTTTTCCTGATATTGCTTTAATTCCATTTTATAGATGGTTTTCTACTTATGAGACAGTAGGGAA ctatgtcacccaagtattttcTCCAAAACTTATTGCATGGGGAAAGAGatgtttagagagagaaagcgTCTCAAAATTCATCTCTGATGAAAAGGAGATTTATGAATTTGTTCAGATGTATAGGAAAAAAATTGGAGTTGATTGA